The Bradyrhizobium sp. B097 genome contains the following window.
AAGCCGAGGATCGCCGCCACCATGATCAGGGCCGAGCTGTAATTGTTCGCAGCGTCCTGCGCGGCCTTGTCGGCACCGGTGTTGTTGAAATCGATGTCCTTGTTCAGGATCTCGTCCGCCTCGAGACCGATCTTGTTCACGACCTTGGTGTTGAGCTCGTGCGCCTCATGCGGAAGCTTGCCGGCTTCCTTGCGCGACAGGCTCATCACCTCCTCGGTGCCCTTGCGGTACTTGTCCCAGGTGTCGGACCACTGCCGGTAGAGCGCCCGCTCTTCGGGTGAAGTGATCATCGGCTCGTACTTGGCGCGGGCCTTTGTGTTCATCTCGACGACGCTGGCGAGGGTCTTTTCGGCGGCCAGCTTCTCTTCGAGGGTTTCCGAGAGCATGTGTTCGCGGATCACGTTGCGGTAGGTGATGACCCCGGCACGCAGCTCGCCGAGCACGCGCACGCTCGGCAGCCAGTTGGTCGTGATGTCGACGGTGCTGGCGTTGATCGCCCGCATATTCCAGACTGCAAGCAGGCCCATGCCCGTCAACGCGACAAGCAGGAACGCAACCGCGGCAATGATCTTGGCGCGGATCGAGAATTTGGCGAACATCGTGGGGTCTCTTGGGTGCCGGGCTCGCGAGGCCCGTTCGTACTGAAAGAAGATTAATGGCGCGGCGGTGCGCCGCAGGTATCAAAGCCAGCCCCCCTCCTTAAGTAGGGTTAATTTGGTTCACCGTTGAACTACGGAGATATCGGTCATCAGCCCGACATGATGCGCAACGGGCGCATCAAGGCATCAATGCCAGCGCGTCCGAGAAGAACTCCGGCCCGCCGAAATTGCCTGATTTCAGGGCAAGCACCATCTCGCTTTTTCCAGCACCGACCGCGCGCAGAACCGGCACGCCCGCAGCGATTTCCGCCCCGACCAGGAATCCCGGGATGCCCAGGCGATCGACCACAGCGCCTGAAGTTTCACCACCGGCGACCACCAGCCTGTGCACGCCGGACCGCACCAGTCCTTCCGCGAGGTCGGCCATCGCCTGCTCGATCGCATGTCCGGCTGCATCACGGCCATGACGGGATTGCAGAGCAGCCACCTCATCTGGAGTCGAACTGCTGGCGATCAGGATCGGCCCCGTGCCGAGCCGCTCTTTGGCCCAGGCGAGCGCGCGCTGCGCCTCGTCCCTGCCGGCGATCACCCGCTCGGGGTCGAGGTGCAGGACCGGCATCACCTTCTCGGCGCTGGCGATCTGGCGCAGGGTCGCCTGCGAGCAACTGCCGGCGAGGCAGGCGGCCGGCCCGCCGATCGCAGCGCTGGTCACGGCATTCACTTCAGCCGATTTGGCCTTGCCTGCGGCGACCAGCGCCCGCGCCAATCCAAGCCCGATGCCGGAGGCGCCGACCGAGAGACCGTGATCCAGCGCCACCTGCCCGATGGTTTCGAGGTCGCGGTCGAACACCGCGTCGACGATCGCAGCGCCGATGCCGCTGCGCGCAAGCTCGGCGAGCTTTGCGCGAACGGCCTCCGTGCCGCGGCTCAGCGTCGCCAGATCGACCAGGCCGATCCTGGTCGTGCTCTGGCGCGCCAACACGCGGACCAGATTGGAATCATGCATCGGGTTGAGCGGATGGTCCTTCAACGGGCTCTCGTTCAGCGGCACCGAGCCGACGAACAGATTGCCCTGATAGACGGTCCGGCCGGTTTCCGGGAAAGCCGGTGTCACCAGCACGATATTGTCGTTGGAGTCGGCGCGCAGCGCGTCCATCACC
Protein-coding sequences here:
- the otnK gene encoding 3-oxo-tetronate kinase produces the protein MTRAGNLSLGCIADDYTGASDLANTLTRAGLRTVQTIGVPADDLALPEVDAVVVSLKSRSIEAGVAVTRSRAAESWLRGRGARHILFKICSTFDSTDAGNIGPVMDALRADSNDNIVLVTPAFPETGRTVYQGNLFVGSVPLNESPLKDHPLNPMHDSNLVRVLARQSTTRIGLVDLATLSRGTEAVRAKLAELARSGIGAAIVDAVFDRDLETIGQVALDHGLSVGASGIGLGLARALVAAGKAKSAEVNAVTSAAIGGPAACLAGSCSQATLRQIASAEKVMPVLHLDPERVIAGRDEAQRALAWAKERLGTGPILIASSSTPDEVAALQSRHGRDAAGHAIEQAMADLAEGLVRSGVHRLVVAGGETSGAVVDRLGIPGFLVGAEIAAGVPVLRAVGAGKSEMVLALKSGNFGGPEFFSDALALMP